The stretch of DNA GCGCCGAGCACCTGCGCGCCGCCGAGGCCCTGTTCGCCCCGGTCGGTGAGGTGATCCGGGTACCGGAGGCCCAGTTGGACGCGGTCACCGCGCTGTCCGGCTCCGGCCCGGCGTACTTCTTCTACCTGGTCGAGGCGATGACCGAGGCGGGCATTCTGCTCGGGTTGCCCCGCGAGGTGGCCCACCACTTGATCGTGCAGACCGCGGTGGGCTCGGCCAAGATGCTCAAGGAGAGCGGCGAGCATCCGGTGAAGCTGCGCGAGGCGGTGATGTCGCCGGCCGGTACCACGATCGCCGCGATTCGGGAGATGGAGAACCACGGCGTGCGTGCGGCCCTGCTTGCCGCGTTGGAGGCGGCCCGCGATCGGTCCCGCGAGCTGGCCTCCGGCATCGGCTGAGCCCATGACCACCACGGCCCCTCGCCTGCGCATGGAGCGCGTTGTCGAGGGCGCGGTCAGCACACCGCTGGAGTTGTTCTTCGACCTGGTGTTCGTCTTCGCGCTGACCCAGGTCACCGGCTACATGGCGCACCACCCCAACCCCGAGGGTGTGATCCGGGGCCTGTTGGTGCTCGGCCTGCTCTGGTGGAGCTGGGGGTCCTACGCCTGGCTGGGCAACGTGATCAAGGCCGACGAGGGCCTCGGCCGCTTCGCCGTGCTGGTGGCGATGGCCGCGATGTTCGTGATCGCGTTGGCCATCCCGGAGGCCTTCGACGACGCACCCGGCGGTTGGTCCTCCCCGTGCACGCTGGCCGTCGGCTACCTGGTGCTGCGGCTGATGCACCTGGCCGCGTTCTGGGCGTTGTCCGCGGGCGACGCGGGGCTGCGCAACCAGCTGCGGCGCTTCTCGATCGCGATGGTGCCGGCCACCACGCTGCTGTTCGTCGCCGCGGGCGTGGGGGGCGACGCGCGCACCTGGATCTGGGCGGCCGCGCTGCTCTCCGACCTCGGTGGCACCTGGGTCGGCGGTGCCTCCGGGTGGCGGCTGCGCTCGGCCACCCACTTCGCCGAGCGACACGGGCTGATCGTGATCATCGCGCTGGGGGAGTCGGTCGTGGCCATCGGCGTCGGGGTCTCCGACCAGCCGCTGTCCGGGGAGATCGTGGCGGCCAGCCTGCTCGGATTGGCTGTCTCCGCCGCGATGTGGTTCGTCTACTTCGACAC from Sporichthyaceae bacterium encodes:
- a CDS encoding low temperature requirement protein A; the protein is MTTTAPRLRMERVVEGAVSTPLELFFDLVFVFALTQVTGYMAHHPNPEGVIRGLLVLGLLWWSWGSYAWLGNVIKADEGLGRFAVLVAMAAMFVIALAIPEAFDDAPGGWSSPCTLAVGYLVLRLMHLAAFWALSAGDAGLRNQLRRFSIAMVPATTLLFVAAGVGGDARTWIWAAALLSDLGGTWVGGASGWRLRSATHFAERHGLIVIIALGESVVAIGVGVSDQPLSGEIVAASLLGLAVSAAMWFVYFDTSATLAEHALEQAPEEDRARLARDAYSYLHLPMVAGIALGALGLKKVLEHASGGEGHQLSDPLGTVGINSLVLGVIAYLVGQVAFLCRCGYPVKKHRLATAIALLPMLAIGRHVSSLTTLGVIAAALNLMVAWEVWRYAERRRELRHAGHDHG